The following are encoded in a window of Roseimaritima ulvae genomic DNA:
- a CDS encoding ECF-type sigma factor, with the protein MLDDRTDGTPHERGEQLVELMYSELRFCAERLLRHERANHTLQPTALLHEAWMRLESNSTQNEWSSRGHFFAAAATAMRRVLIDHARAKTAIKRGGQMHRVVCHDFADVRESQQFLADLDDSLQKLATQDPQAAAIAMLHLTGHTVEAAAEIADTSRANAFRHWTYARAFLRAEFVSGSL; encoded by the coding sequence ATGTTAGACGACCGCACGGACGGCACGCCCCACGAACGAGGCGAACAGCTCGTCGAGTTGATGTACTCTGAGTTGCGGTTTTGCGCCGAACGGCTGCTGAGACACGAACGGGCGAATCATACGCTGCAGCCAACCGCCCTGCTTCACGAAGCTTGGATGCGGCTGGAGTCGAACTCAACCCAAAACGAATGGAGTTCGCGGGGCCATTTTTTTGCCGCAGCCGCAACCGCCATGCGGCGTGTGCTGATCGATCATGCCCGTGCCAAAACAGCGATCAAGCGGGGCGGGCAAATGCACCGGGTGGTTTGTCATGACTTCGCTGACGTGCGGGAAAGCCAACAATTCTTAGCCGATCTTGACGACAGCCTGCAGAAGCTGGCGACACAGGATCCTCAGGCAGCCGCCATTGCGATGCTTCACCTGACCGGACATACCGTCGAAGCGGCTGCCGAAATTGCGGACACATCAAGAGCGAATGCCTTTCGCCATTGGACCTACGCCCG